A single window of Sphingobacterium sp. ML3W DNA harbors:
- a CDS encoding helix-turn-helix domain-containing protein, which translates to MTSLIDTVLKIHRSEPKDIKKLLSLNEDYAVGFRLYLVYLISLGHSSRELAKFHDISFKEITNWVHRFEEEGISGLKSRKGRGRRSALSSDQLHRVRTLILEEKPEQYGFTNKRWTGPILAKWIKDEYGVEYQKAQLYRILANIGITFKGQLSLIENDESSYI; encoded by the coding sequence TTGACCTCCCTTATAGACACCGTTTTAAAAATACACAGATCAGAACCAAAAGACATCAAAAAACTCCTAAGTCTAAATGAAGATTATGCAGTTGGATTCAGGCTGTATCTTGTATACCTTATTTCATTGGGACACTCCAGTCGAGAACTCGCAAAATTCCATGACATAAGCTTTAAGGAGATAACAAACTGGGTACATCGTTTCGAAGAGGAAGGGATTAGTGGCTTGAAAAGCAGAAAAGGACGAGGAAGACGTAGTGCTCTATCTAGTGATCAGCTTCACCGAGTTAGAACTTTAATCCTGGAAGAAAAACCTGAACAATACGGTTTTACAAACAAAAGATGGACGGGTCCAATACTGGCTAAATGGATTAAAGACGAATATGGTGTGGAGTATCAAAAGGCACAGTTATATAGAATACTGGCTAATATAGGAATCACTTTTAAAGGTCAACTGAGCTTGATTGAGAATGATGAAAGTAGTTATATATGA
- a CDS encoding type IIL restriction-modification enzyme MmeI, translating to MNRPIFSKQFLAQYLKDFRLATQTDIFRKKDIIDTWIKMLESHRLDRSKEEETKSRFILEIFGDVLGFNYKNPSNWLIREELKTSVDATKPDAALGRFKINETGIENDVHVVIEIKDSKTSVDKPQNRAAFKISPVDQAFLYASKVGGNCKWVVVSNFTEIRFYHQSSQGEYQSYQLDDLRHDDVLREFLFLFHKDRLTNTVKSATDKLYELREKKMESVQSEKHIIDQMYEAIYKFEGLDFVDPNFLCNVYPFNTSEDYVWHYNKGRLLALNPDITDFLKEITTSGEGVLISEELTRIIEKKKIVEARQKIEYIFEKLHQFRVEKICAPLDIKALRQKEFKSLGYSLRHFEYISEDELVIVPTGFGPELRCECINCSFRKLDFDKYITKLKQDEQSQTAETLDLAYGHYLISTDNFKKSYFLYKNVDINTKGREDKKIQYFLSKINQLYLLNLVSIGIEGPQEKEILRDIKSIDLDRSIHDELEIYVDVDVRKYLIEIKENKLFRQTQDYIIEELDKLEKSNGASYDIQEIHRKYLILHAHIHSNKIIYDAFSDYQKLSGKVFKAIVLAYSAKKPLISYIPEFYFIEAMLYITTVDLNSILQPLGELNLSDDTKTNLVEKAKNLLTSYAREGHWGLSVKEPLVPTQLENFWFQSRFLQIFSNLFTILCKTELSVVLVETLSKPIFTFLKVEDFLGWDNLKTLGKFIQKYGHIFKPQQLHDLLGHAIGGTKYGYHKYDELIKSLCLAYRENYTDQPITDRSLVPKALANSMNPQGESDPRRFIYLCPIIEEQSRHKLLQEMDVYLKRYFDQFVFFAMLRLEIVSLHDDKYLEMYIDSAAKIVGTGFIGIIDGVAEYNNVTMINFIEQIYKNNIKLNKEQLKKFTNQAPFELWALNALEFDYEIFETDWLIAVNRDYILEELVVIPAIQQALEQRLSRDFNATLAQIYFKYFVRQ from the coding sequence ATGAACAGACCGATATTTTCTAAACAATTTTTAGCGCAATATCTAAAAGATTTTAGGTTAGCGACACAGACGGATATCTTTCGTAAAAAAGATATTATTGATACTTGGATAAAAATGTTGGAATCACATCGTCTAGACCGTTCAAAGGAGGAGGAAACAAAATCAAGGTTTATCTTAGAGATTTTTGGGGATGTGCTTGGATTTAATTACAAAAATCCAAGCAATTGGTTGATTCGAGAAGAACTGAAAACAAGTGTGGACGCAACTAAACCCGATGCCGCTCTTGGTAGATTCAAAATCAATGAAACAGGAATTGAGAATGATGTCCATGTCGTCATAGAGATCAAAGATTCTAAAACTTCTGTCGATAAGCCACAAAATAGGGCCGCCTTCAAAATCTCTCCGGTAGATCAAGCCTTTCTATACGCCTCCAAAGTAGGAGGTAACTGCAAATGGGTCGTTGTTTCAAACTTCACTGAAATCAGATTTTATCATCAATCCAGCCAAGGTGAATATCAATCCTATCAACTAGACGATTTACGTCATGATGATGTTTTACGAGAATTCCTATTTCTCTTCCACAAGGACCGGCTAACAAATACTGTAAAATCTGCCACAGATAAACTATATGAACTCCGAGAAAAAAAAATGGAGAGCGTGCAATCTGAGAAGCATATCATAGACCAAATGTACGAAGCTATTTATAAGTTCGAGGGGTTGGATTTTGTGGATCCCAATTTTCTTTGCAATGTATACCCGTTCAATACCTCGGAGGATTATGTGTGGCACTACAACAAAGGTCGTCTACTTGCGTTAAATCCTGATATCACAGATTTTCTGAAAGAAATAACCACATCAGGAGAAGGGGTGTTGATCAGTGAAGAATTGACGAGGATAATCGAGAAAAAGAAAATCGTAGAAGCGCGACAAAAAATTGAATACATATTTGAAAAACTCCATCAATTCAGGGTCGAAAAAATATGCGCTCCATTAGATATAAAAGCTTTACGCCAGAAGGAATTTAAATCCTTAGGTTACAGCCTACGTCATTTTGAATATATCAGTGAAGACGAATTGGTTATCGTGCCGACAGGCTTCGGTCCTGAATTAAGATGTGAATGTATCAACTGTTCCTTCCGTAAATTGGACTTCGATAAGTACATCACCAAATTAAAACAAGATGAGCAGAGTCAAACGGCAGAAACACTTGACCTAGCATATGGTCATTATCTAATTTCGACCGATAACTTTAAAAAGTCTTACTTTCTTTATAAAAACGTAGATATTAACACCAAGGGTAGAGAGGATAAAAAGATTCAATACTTTCTATCGAAAATAAATCAGCTCTATCTCTTAAACTTAGTATCTATAGGAATTGAAGGACCTCAAGAAAAAGAGATTCTCCGCGATATAAAAAGTATTGATCTAGATAGAAGTATCCATGATGAGCTGGAAATATATGTGGATGTTGATGTTCGAAAATATCTTATCGAAATCAAAGAAAATAAACTATTTAGGCAAACACAGGATTATATTATCGAAGAGTTGGATAAATTGGAAAAATCCAACGGGGCATCTTATGATATTCAAGAGATTCATCGCAAGTATCTTATTCTTCATGCCCATATCCATAGTAATAAAATTATTTATGATGCTTTTTCCGATTATCAGAAACTATCAGGAAAAGTATTTAAAGCAATTGTGCTTGCGTATTCAGCTAAAAAGCCGCTTATCAGCTATATTCCAGAATTCTATTTCATAGAAGCAATGCTGTATATAACCACGGTAGATCTGAATTCAATCCTTCAACCTCTAGGTGAACTTAACCTCTCAGATGATACCAAGACAAATCTTGTAGAAAAAGCGAAGAATCTTTTGACTTCCTATGCAAGGGAAGGGCATTGGGGACTTAGTGTCAAGGAGCCATTGGTGCCAACCCAATTGGAAAACTTTTGGTTTCAAAGCAGATTTCTCCAGATTTTTTCCAATCTTTTTACAATTCTTTGTAAAACGGAGCTATCCGTAGTATTAGTAGAAACATTATCTAAACCCATCTTCACTTTTTTAAAAGTTGAAGACTTCCTCGGCTGGGATAATCTCAAAACATTGGGGAAATTCATTCAAAAATATGGTCACATTTTTAAACCTCAGCAACTGCATGATTTGCTGGGCCATGCTATTGGCGGTACTAAATATGGTTATCATAAATATGATGAACTCATAAAATCACTATGCCTTGCATACCGGGAGAACTATACTGACCAACCGATTACGGATAGAAGTTTAGTTCCTAAAGCCCTCGCCAATTCCATGAATCCACAAGGGGAATCTGATCCACGTCGATTTATATACCTGTGCCCCATTATCGAAGAGCAGAGCAGACATAAGCTATTACAGGAGATGGACGTTTATCTAAAGAGGTATTTCGATCAGTTTGTTTTTTTTGCTATGCTCAGACTCGAAATCGTATCCCTTCACGATGATAAATATCTCGAAATGTATATTGATTCAGCAGCTAAAATAGTGGGTACTGGATTCATTGGCATTATTGATGGAGTAGCAGAATACAACAATGTCACTATGATTAATTTTATTGAACAGATTTATAAAAACAATATTAAGCTCAATAAAGAACAGTTAAAAAAGTTTACTAACCAGGCACCTTTTGAATTATGGGCATTGAATGCTCTAGAATTCGATTACGAAATCTTTGAAACCGATTGGTTAATTGCCGTAAACAGAGATTATATTTTGGAGGAATTGGTAGTAATCCCAGCGATCCAGCAAGCTTTAGAACAACGATTGTCTAGGGACTTTAATGCTACTCTTGCTCAGATTTATTTCAAGTATTTCGTTAGACAATAG
- a CDS encoding DNA/RNA non-specific endonuclease produces MNSINLFKGYDSAFITGKIVELPILNEEQFKDLTVDSEGNNIINYINYSLQFSTFYKFPYYTATNIDGLQFKKVPRKDNWRKDPRIPKELQFGKEFYTLPKSNFDRGHMAKREDVQWGNTIAIALNAADSTFYYTNAVPQHKDLNRDIWRSLEDYILHTETKKKELKINVYTGPILSSQNPYFVTPLDEVQVQIPVLFWKVVIFEKDDGNLYRAGFMMGQSKLLIEDDIIEILESDNDLFNEFADAETYQVNVELIEELSGIDMPLAIDSYTDSRNIKLVLQEIDIDPDLESFSDENELGFIIENLKL; encoded by the coding sequence ATGAATAGTATAAATCTTTTTAAAGGATATGATTCTGCTTTTATTACAGGAAAAATAGTGGAATTGCCAATATTAAATGAGGAACAGTTTAAAGATCTTACTGTTGATTCAGAAGGTAATAACATAATAAACTATATAAATTATAGCTTACAATTTTCAACATTCTACAAATTTCCTTATTACACTGCTACAAATATCGATGGGCTTCAATTTAAGAAAGTCCCAAGAAAGGATAATTGGAGGAAGGATCCGCGAATTCCAAAAGAATTGCAGTTTGGGAAAGAGTTTTATACTTTACCTAAGAGTAATTTTGACAGAGGGCATATGGCCAAGAGGGAGGACGTTCAATGGGGGAATACAATTGCAATAGCTCTTAATGCAGCAGATTCTACATTCTACTATACAAATGCAGTTCCACAACATAAAGATTTAAATCGAGACATATGGAGGAGTTTGGAAGATTATATCCTACATACTGAAACAAAGAAAAAAGAGCTTAAGATTAATGTTTATACAGGTCCTATTTTATCGTCGCAGAATCCTTATTTTGTGACACCATTAGATGAGGTGCAAGTACAAATACCTGTACTTTTTTGGAAAGTCGTTATTTTTGAAAAGGATGACGGAAATCTTTATAGAGCTGGTTTTATGATGGGGCAGAGTAAATTACTTATTGAAGACGATATTATTGAAATTTTAGAGTCTGACAATGATTTGTTTAATGAATTCGCTGATGCGGAGACTTATCAGGTTAATGTAGAATTAATTGAAGAACTTAGTGGCATAGATATGCCTTTGGCAATCGATTCATATACTGATTCTAGAAATATTAAACTCGTTTTACAAGAAATAGATATTGATCCTGATCTTGAATCATTTTCGGATGAAAATGAATTGGGTTTCATAATTGAGAATTTAAAATTGTAA
- a CDS encoding trypsin-like peptidase domain-containing protein, which produces MAWTKKLTQLNDVLSDLIPQKNGITKFILAAGLKPQFIDDSGNAIDVWNRVLLEADKRDKVSDLINSLLDSYPENPFLKAALSSKEIDYSLSPDIDKISQWNAVSADTLEVLTMGQNTLLPINFLAKGILKSKAVAKVEMKTGTNRYSVGTGFLFKINGIDDLFFMTNFHVINRREDIKKTKIIFDYELDMEGNSLPSKSFSIEDGAVWYCSAVNQLDTTVLRLKDDNDELKTYGYLELNEIKIADSEFVNIIQHPGGEMKQISLYHNIITYRDERKIQYLTDTLKGSSGSPVFNSDWEVVALHHSGSEKKRDEAELPSGVRSRNEGILINKIIEFVRDSHKN; this is translated from the coding sequence ATGGCGTGGACAAAGAAACTGACACAATTAAATGATGTATTAAGTGATTTGATTCCCCAAAAAAATGGAATTACTAAATTTATATTGGCAGCAGGCTTAAAGCCTCAATTTATTGATGATAGTGGTAATGCAATTGATGTTTGGAATAGAGTTTTGCTTGAAGCAGACAAAAGAGATAAAGTTTCTGACTTAATTAATTCATTATTAGATAGTTATCCTGAAAATCCTTTTCTGAAGGCTGCATTGTCCTCAAAAGAAATAGATTACTCTTTAAGCCCAGATATTGATAAAATTTCACAGTGGAATGCAGTTTCTGCAGATACATTAGAAGTTTTGACAATGGGGCAAAATACTTTGCTTCCTATTAATTTTCTCGCAAAAGGTATTCTTAAAAGTAAAGCCGTTGCAAAGGTTGAAATGAAGACAGGAACGAATAGATATAGTGTTGGTACTGGGTTTCTATTTAAAATTAATGGTATTGATGATTTATTTTTTATGACAAATTTTCACGTCATAAATAGGAGAGAAGATATCAAAAAGACAAAGATAATTTTCGATTACGAACTTGATATGGAAGGTAATAGTTTGCCTTCTAAAAGTTTTTCTATTGAAGATGGAGCAGTTTGGTACTGTTCTGCAGTAAATCAATTGGATACGACTGTTTTAAGATTAAAGGATGATAATGACGAGCTTAAAACCTACGGATACTTAGAGCTGAACGAAATTAAAATTGCTGATAGCGAATTTGTTAATATTATTCAGCATCCTGGAGGTGAGATGAAGCAGATTTCTTTATATCATAATATTATTACCTACAGAGACGAAAGGAAGATTCAATATTTAACAGACACTTTGAAAGGCTCTTCTGGTTCGCCTGTTTTTAATTCTGATTGGGAAGTTGTTGCTCTTCATCATAGCGGCAGTGAGAAAAAAAGGGATGAGGCTGAGCTTCCTTCTGGAGTAAGATCTAGAAATGAGGGAATATTAATCAATAAAATAATTGAATTTGTAAGAGATAGCCATAAAAACTAA
- a CDS encoding effector-associated domain EAD1-containing protein: MRVEVHQSICGEVNRAWGLLKTTLPDAKVAKNIAFRADLQDQTSGVMWSPAIRGFAEGSNFVIMKTFEDTSEEVRRGRKFSHVLIVSLKEIVEISDLEPIFGLLYSEIDKFSPLNPIYLDILCTENKSKSIVIEENGRIAKLLNGYINIQKYRNNIVWIGQDDFKTAINELWRRLTNIEKQNFQFGVVFNSDLNQREGINLFAAPDSVYSKFIKSNFFIVGKKDSHTPTDLLEKFIVGDMAIIKRVRDFENSIGAAEFSREDIKMISVGIETFEQVDSVSDLKKLNTLSHIVAKYSPSNKKGSQFKKRLLDRIIESTKDVGLGELNVLRNFKINSFEKSEELLSESLRNRMKKDIFSNNATLDILIFFFTSKRNENLIWWDLVIDQELRSYLENFTLLKVSVVFNWIVKFPMVIKYIDYELDKSENAQRLFIKKVTKSLKSEALESLLYLSKLNNWLKLYAILLSLKYSIKDALSLLLEIDKDHSHYAAIEIIFKKTKDHDVISIALENGDPRLIIISSRLCHINPSLLNDIDVANERWQNIWDGAINMGNQVETGFDNPEQTINKVYDVIINGGKIIESLLNKISSSRFANILYYENRSSLWSCLPDEIMDKFLMKTSSELLEKLSKNSTTPIPDDRVLLQHISNTGITDFLYYNRSNISSVVPLFERFPKLSDNYLKDYLMNYSGKLNQVESISLGRMVLKKRFTNSAYYINLRADKSNNWKYALMECHQLLDFKTKAGIAFSNIFSKDKKVNIASDEWWNALEDIVTEIYSNGVSLTTVWTKAGGKEADLIMNITPADLWSHLLKKLRRDQYKSIKTYKLLETIRKDYGDNGKFKTIYKLRKNYIKT; encoded by the coding sequence GTGAGAGTCGAAGTTCATCAATCAATTTGTGGAGAGGTAAATCGGGCGTGGGGATTGTTAAAGACTACTTTGCCTGATGCCAAGGTTGCTAAAAATATTGCATTTAGAGCTGATCTTCAAGATCAGACCAGTGGTGTTATGTGGTCTCCAGCTATAAGAGGCTTTGCGGAAGGTAGCAATTTCGTCATTATGAAGACGTTTGAAGATACTTCAGAAGAAGTTAGGAGAGGAAGGAAATTTAGTCACGTTTTAATTGTTTCCTTAAAAGAAATTGTTGAAATTTCAGACCTAGAACCAATTTTTGGATTGTTATATAGTGAAATCGATAAATTTAGTCCTTTAAATCCTATTTATTTAGATATTCTTTGTACTGAAAATAAAAGTAAATCCATTGTAATTGAAGAAAATGGAAGGATTGCCAAACTATTAAATGGGTATATTAATATACAAAAATACAGAAATAATATTGTATGGATTGGTCAGGACGATTTTAAAACTGCAATAAATGAGTTGTGGAGAAGATTAACAAATATTGAGAAACAGAATTTTCAATTTGGAGTTGTATTTAACAGTGACTTAAACCAACGAGAGGGGATAAATCTTTTCGCTGCACCAGATAGTGTATACAGTAAATTTATTAAATCCAATTTTTTCATCGTTGGAAAAAAGGATTCACACACTCCAACTGATCTTCTTGAAAAATTTATTGTCGGAGATATGGCTATTATAAAGAGAGTTCGGGATTTCGAAAACTCTATAGGGGCGGCTGAATTTTCACGTGAGGATATAAAAATGATTTCTGTGGGAATTGAAACCTTTGAACAGGTTGATTCAGTTTCTGATCTTAAGAAATTAAATACTCTAAGTCATATTGTAGCTAAGTATTCACCATCGAATAAAAAAGGCTCTCAATTTAAGAAGCGACTTTTAGATAGGATTATCGAATCAACAAAAGATGTGGGACTTGGGGAACTCAATGTACTGAGAAATTTTAAAATAAATAGCTTTGAAAAATCAGAAGAGCTCTTATCCGAAAGTCTAAGAAACAGGATGAAAAAAGATATTTTTTCAAATAACGCAACATTAGATATATTGATTTTTTTTTTCACGTCTAAAAGAAATGAGAATTTAATTTGGTGGGATTTAGTAATAGATCAAGAACTACGGTCTTATCTTGAAAACTTTACTTTGTTGAAAGTGAGTGTCGTGTTCAATTGGATTGTGAAATTTCCAATGGTAATTAAGTACATTGATTATGAACTTGATAAATCTGAGAATGCTCAAAGATTGTTTATTAAGAAAGTCACAAAATCTTTAAAATCTGAAGCATTAGAATCGCTGTTGTACTTGTCAAAGTTAAACAATTGGCTTAAGCTTTATGCAATATTACTTTCATTGAAATATAGTATAAAAGACGCATTGTCTCTTTTATTGGAAATCGATAAAGACCATAGCCATTATGCAGCTATTGAAATTATTTTTAAGAAGACAAAGGATCATGATGTAATATCTATTGCTTTAGAAAATGGGGATCCTAGATTAATTATTATTTCAAGTAGACTTTGTCATATTAATCCATCATTATTAAATGATATTGATGTTGCAAATGAAAGATGGCAAAATATCTGGGATGGAGCTATCAATATGGGAAATCAAGTTGAAACAGGCTTTGATAATCCTGAACAAACTATTAATAAGGTCTATGATGTTATAATAAATGGCGGTAAAATAATTGAAAGTCTTTTAAATAAAATTTCTTCTTCAAGATTTGCGAACATACTTTATTACGAAAATAGGAGTAGTTTATGGAGTTGTTTGCCTGATGAAATAATGGATAAATTTTTGATGAAAACGTCCAGTGAACTATTGGAGAAATTAAGCAAAAACTCTACGACTCCAATTCCTGACGATCGCGTACTTTTACAACATATTAGTAATACAGGTATTACTGACTTTTTGTATTATAACAGAAGTAATATCAGCTCTGTTGTGCCGCTTTTCGAAAGATTTCCTAAACTTTCCGATAATTATCTTAAAGATTATCTAATGAACTATTCTGGTAAATTGAACCAAGTCGAGTCTATCAGTCTTGGTAGGATGGTATTAAAGAAACGTTTTACTAATTCTGCATATTACATCAATTTGAGAGCTGATAAAAGTAATAATTGGAAATATGCCTTGATGGAATGTCACCAACTCCTTGATTTCAAGACAAAGGCGGGGATTGCATTTTCTAACATTTTTTCAAAAGATAAAAAGGTTAATATAGCCTCTGATGAGTGGTGGAATGCACTGGAGGATATTGTTACTGAAATTTACTCTAACGGAGTCAGCTTAACAACAGTGTGGACAAAGGCTGGAGGAAAAGAAGCTGACTTGATTATGAATATAACTCCTGCAGATCTATGGAGTCACCTTCTCAAGAAGTTACGTAGAGATCAATATAAATCTATTAAAACGTACAAGCTTTTGGAGACAATAAGAAAAGACTATGGAGATAATGGGAAATTTAAAACCATATATAAACTCAGAAAGAATTATATAAAAACTTAA
- a CDS encoding TRAFAC clade GTPase domain-containing protein, which yields MQKLSLKSSLPWTGEALAIEELGKVTYRNSPVLIGVVGKADAGKTTYLAMLFTLLLRGGMFKDFSFAGTKTIQAWDKLYKTLQVQQAGGVVFPDPTPSQYIRFLHLALRNRANRLNDILLSDIAGEAFSLWATNRNDVNAENARWIYQNASAFILFIDCEDLIKRKSLAKNDILDMAQMLRHDLRSRPVITVWSKSDKKHDVHPKILEKLKDELSEFFPVFAEIDISNFSYDDPDILVHKNNISVLDFLLSKIFVPVGSDIIIEDDNKDKDIFLKFKNL from the coding sequence TTGCAGAAGTTATCTTTAAAATCGAGCCTTCCTTGGACAGGAGAAGCTTTAGCTATTGAAGAGTTAGGTAAAGTAACATATCGGAATTCTCCAGTATTAATAGGTGTTGTAGGTAAAGCTGATGCTGGTAAAACAACATATCTGGCAATGCTTTTTACTTTACTTCTTCGTGGAGGAATGTTTAAAGATTTTAGTTTCGCAGGTACTAAGACGATACAAGCCTGGGATAAATTGTACAAAACCTTACAGGTTCAGCAGGCAGGAGGCGTTGTATTCCCAGATCCTACCCCGTCCCAATATATTAGATTTTTACACTTGGCTCTTCGGAACCGGGCAAATAGGTTGAATGATATTCTATTATCTGATATTGCAGGTGAGGCTTTTTCATTATGGGCTACTAATAGAAATGATGTCAATGCGGAAAATGCTAGATGGATTTATCAAAATGCTAGTGCTTTTATTCTTTTTATTGACTGCGAGGACTTGATTAAACGAAAGTCATTGGCTAAGAATGATATTTTAGATATGGCTCAAATGCTACGCCACGATCTTAGAAGCAGGCCAGTTATTACTGTTTGGTCTAAAAGTGATAAGAAGCATGATGTACATCCAAAAATTTTAGAAAAGTTAAAGGATGAATTGTCGGAATTTTTTCCAGTTTTTGCAGAAATAGACATAAGTAATTTTTCATATGATGATCCGGATATTTTGGTTCATAAGAATAATATATCCGTTTTAGATTTTCTTCTCTCAAAGATTTTTGTACCTGTTGGATCTGATATTATCATTGAAGACGATAACAAGGATAAAGATATTTTTTTAAAATTTAAAAATTTATAG
- a CDS encoding GTPase-associated system all-helical protein GASH yields the protein MLQSYLNATLLPVTDEGDFRKLKKSADDLAKRLLKNKHKILSFTLTALNSDVSVEDPDVIEVNEIIIKNWTTFSTNSKSTPLTFIRAVIFETLNNISEDINIALIIWLSSRNIYRYTKFTGNEKIIVEKFLSKLASNINSEANLVWGLNSLDIRDSVEITLQTVPAYLLNKVEFQKLLEDASGPTNSEDKSNYDSPNTSFPDEGAAWSYEFAPRAAAGIKKIVDRSLEVIVKNINENNIVVQNALKGGATKFQNDLVLQNRSLNLRSELLWWKEAGYSVAMDAGYHEVNSSVIDIVMAFDYSNFIPIIYPKSVDYFFRSTVKGIVSDGEDLVDLKQFFKGLIDNSTYLKSLFPEMSAESKIPLLNFIVGMIYNKYDVEELESRVGINTDIDIRRVDLALWLFHDLQLQKTLSRK from the coding sequence ATGCTACAAAGCTACTTAAATGCAACCTTACTTCCGGTGACCGATGAGGGTGATTTTAGAAAACTAAAGAAATCGGCTGATGATTTAGCAAAAAGATTATTAAAAAATAAACACAAAATATTATCTTTTACATTAACTGCTTTAAATTCTGATGTTTCCGTTGAGGATCCAGATGTGATAGAAGTGAATGAAATCATTATTAAGAACTGGACTACTTTCAGCACTAATTCTAAAAGTACGCCACTAACATTTATTAGAGCAGTTATTTTTGAGACATTAAATAATATCAGTGAAGATATTAATATTGCACTGATAATTTGGTTATCAAGTCGGAATATCTATAGATATACAAAGTTTACAGGAAATGAAAAAATCATTGTTGAAAAGTTTCTTTCCAAATTAGCTTCTAACATTAATAGTGAAGCAAATCTTGTATGGGGACTAAATTCTTTGGATATTCGTGACTCTGTTGAAATAACTCTTCAAACAGTTCCTGCGTATTTGTTGAATAAAGTAGAGTTTCAAAAACTTTTAGAAGATGCTTCAGGACCTACCAATTCTGAGGATAAATCTAATTATGATTCTCCAAACACTAGCTTTCCCGACGAAGGTGCCGCATGGTCCTATGAATTTGCTCCAAGAGCAGCTGCTGGAATAAAAAAAATCGTTGATAGATCTTTAGAAGTAATAGTAAAAAATATTAATGAAAATAATATAGTTGTTCAGAATGCTCTAAAGGGAGGAGCTACAAAATTTCAGAATGATTTAGTACTTCAAAATAGATCATTAAATCTTAGATCAGAACTTTTATGGTGGAAAGAAGCAGGGTATTCTGTAGCTATGGATGCAGGATATCATGAAGTTAATTCTTCAGTTATAGATATAGTTATGGCTTTTGATTATTCGAATTTCATTCCAATCATTTATCCAAAAAGTGTTGATTATTTTTTCAGATCAACTGTGAAAGGAATTGTTTCTGATGGAGAAGATTTGGTTGATTTAAAGCAGTTTTTCAAAGGACTAATTGACAATAGTACGTATCTGAAATCTCTTTTTCCTGAGATGAGTGCTGAAAGTAAGATACCTCTGCTAAATTTTATCGTGGGGATGATATATAATAAATACGATGTTGAAGAACTTGAAAGTAGAGTTGGAATAAATACTGATATAGATATTCGTCGAGTCGACTTAGCGCTTTGGTTATTCCATGATTTACAATTACAAAAAACCTTAAGTAGAAAATAA